A genomic segment from Malus domestica chromosome 05, GDT2T_hap1 encodes:
- the LOC103435525 gene encoding protein FORGETTER 1 isoform X1 — protein MMQQHQPPPVPLQSQTAGTPGGVQVRCAGCAKILTLDAGVTEFACDDCQLPQMLPPELMTRAQAHAQAHPGPNKARTPPPLPPPPPHVAPHGVDPSKIQIPCANCKAILNVPHGLARFRCPQCQVDLAVDVSKLQQFFPPRLPLPPPPEEVNEVAIEVEREEDEGGMAGETFTDYRPPKLSIGPPHPDPVVETSSLSAVQPPEPTYDLKIKDDLENKKALSCLQIETLVYACQRHLQHLPSGERAGFFVGDGAGVGKGRTIAGLIWENWHRGMKKAVWVSVGSDLKFDARRDLDDVCATCIEVHALNKLPYSKLDSKSVGVKEGVIFLTYSSLIASSEKGRSRMGQLVQWCGPGFNGLIIFDECHKAKNLVPESGSQPTRTGEAVLEIQAKLPEARVIYCSATGASEPRNLGYMVRLGLWGPGTSFADFREFLGAIEKGGVGALELVAMDMKARGMYVCRTLSYNGVEFEVVEAPLEAEMMDMYKKAAEFWTELRQDILTASQFLTNEKPISSQVWRLYWASHQRFFRHMCMSAKVPAAVRLAKQALMDGKCVVIGLQSTGEARTEEAVTKYGLELDDFISGPRELLLKFVEENYPLPEKPEPLEVILGEDNVKELQRKRHSATPGVSMKGRVRKVAKWKPASDEDSETDSAQESTESDDEFQICEICQSEEERKKLLHCSCCGQLVHAACLIPPVTDEVSVDWSCHSCKEKTEEFLKRRQEYIAVLTKMYEEALARKLNILEIVRSLDLPNNPLDDIIDQLGGPDKVAEMTGRRGMLVRASGGKGVTYQARNTKEISMEMVNMHEKQLFMEGKKLVAIISEAGSAGVSLQADRRATNQRRRVHLTLELPWSADRAIQQFGRTHRSNQASAPEYRLLFTNLGGERRFASIVAKRLESLGALTQGDRRAGPSLSAYNYDSAYGKKALMLMYRGIMEQDSLPVVPPGCSSEKPETIQDFIERAKAALVLVGIIRDAHGKDHGRLTGRIIESDMHDVGRFLNRILGVPPDIQNRLFECFVSILDLIVHNARIEGNLDSGIVDMKANVIELQGTPKTVYVDQMSGASTVLFTFTLDRGVTWESASAMLEEKQKDGLGSANDGFYESRREWLGRRHVILAFESSTSGLYKIVRPAVGESVREMPLSELKSKYRKTSTVEKARGGWEDEYEVSSKQCMHGRNCKLGNFCTVGRRLQEVNVLGGLILPVWGTIEKALSKQQRQSHKRLRVVRIETTTDNRRIVGLSVPNAAVESVLQDFAWVQEIDD, from the exons ATGATGCAGCAGCATCAACCTCCGCCAGTCCCACTGCAATCGCAGACCGCCGGAACCCCAGGCGGAGTGCAGGTCCGCTGCGCCGGCTGCGCCAAGATCCTGACTTTGGACGCGGGGGTCACCGAATTCGCCTGCGACGACTGCCAATTGCCCCAGATGCTGCCGCCCGAGCTCATGACCCGAGCCCAGGCCCATGCCCAAGCCCACCCTGGGCCCAACAAGGCCCGCACTCCGCCTCCACTGCCGCCTCCACCGCCCCATGTTGCGCCTCACGGCGTTGATCCCTCGAAGATCCAGATCCCCTGCGCCAACTGCAAGGCCATCCTCAACGTGCCTCATGGCCTCGCGAGGTTCCGGTGCCCTCAGTGCCAAGTTGACCTCGCCGTCGATGTGTCAAAGCTCCAGCAGTTCTTCCCTCCCCGTCTGCCCCTGCCGCCTCCGCCCGAGGAGGTCAATGAG GTTGCCATTGAAGTGGAGCGAGAAGAGGATGAAGGTGGCATGGCAGGAGAAACATTTACGGACTAt CGCCCTCCAAAACTATCCATTGGCCCACCTCATCCAGATCCTGTTGTGGAAACATCGTCCTTGTCTGCTGTGCAGCCACCTGAGCCCACTTATGATCTGAAAATCAAGGATGATTTGGAAAATAAAAAGGCTTTGTCATGTTTACAGATTGAAACATTGGTCTATGCTTGTCAG AGACACCTGCAACATCTTCCAAGTGGTGAGAGGGCGGGATTCTTTGTCGGGGATGGAGCTGGTGTGGGGAAAGGTCGAACAATAGCAGGGTTAATATGGGAGAATTGGCACCGTGGGATGAAGAAAGCAGT GTGGGTTTCTGTTGGTTCAGACTTGAAGTTTGATGCAAGAAGAGACTTAGATGATGTATGTGCAACTTGCATTGAAG TACATGCCTTGAACAAGCTGCCTTATTCCAAACTTGATTCAAAGTCTGTTGGCGTCAAGGAGGGCGTTATTTTTCTGACATACAGCAGCCTCATTGCATCCTCTGAGAAAGGTCGTTCACGTATGGGGCAGCTTGTGCAGTGGTGTGGACCAGGATTTAATGGTCTCATCATATTTGATGAG TGCCACAAGGCCAAAAATCTGGTGCCTGAATCTGGAAGTCAGCCAACACGTACTGGTGAAGCAGTTCTTGAAATTCAG GCTAAGCTTCCTGAAGCTCGTGTTATTTATTGCTCAGCAACTGGTGCATCTGAACCACGAAATTTGGGTTACATGGTACGGCTTGGTCTTTGGGGGCCTGGAACATCTTTTGCTGATTTCCGTGAATTTCTAG GTGCTATTGAGAAGGGAGGTGTTGGAGCACTGGAACTTGTTGCCATGGATATGAAAGCAAG GGGGATGTATGTATGTCGAACTCTTAGCTACAATGGGGTAGAGTTTGAAGTTGTTGAAGCACCGCTAGAAGCTGAAATGATG GACATGTACAAAAAAGCAGCAGAATTTTGGACAGAGCTGCGACAGGATATACTAACAGCATCTCAATTTCTCACTAATGAAAAGCCAATTTCTAGTCAAGTGTGGCGATTATATTGGGCTAGCCATCAG CGTTTCTTTAGACATATGTGCATGTCAGCTAAGGTGCCGGCTGCTGTAAGACTGGCTAAGCAAGCATTGATGGATGGCAAGTGTGTGGTTATTGGCCTTCAGAGTACTGGAGAGGCGCGAACTGAGGAAGCTGTGACCAAATAT GGTCTTGAACTTGATGATTTTATTTCCGGACCTCGAGAACTTTTACTGAAATTTGTTGAGGAAAATTATCCTTTGCCTGAAAAGCCTGAACCTCTCGAAG TTATATTAGGAGAAGATAATGTGAAGGAGCTGCAGCGGAAGAGGCACTCAGCAACTCCTGGTGTATCAATGAAAGGGAGAGTGAGGAAAGTTGCAAAATGGAAACCTGCAAGTGATGAAGATTCTGAAA CTGATTCTGCTCAGGAATCTACTGAATCTGACGACGAGTTTCAAATATGTGAAATTTGCCAATCTGAGGAG GAAAGAAAGAAACTGCTTCATTGTTCCTGTTGTGGCCAACTGGTCCATGCTGCATGTCTTATCCCACCTGTGACAGATGAAGTATCAGTAGATTGGTCATGTCATTCATGCAAGGAAAAAACAGAGGAATTTTTGAAAAGAAGACAAGAATATATAGCTGTACTTACGAAGAT GTATGAAGAAGCTTTGGCTCGTAAGTTAAACATTTTGGAGATAGTTCGTTCTTTGGATCTTCCGAACAATCCTTTGGATGATATCATTGATCAG CTTGGAGGCCCTGATAAAGTAGCAGAAATGACTGGAAGGAGAGGTATGCTTGTGAGGGCATCTGGTGGAAAAGGTGTTACCTATCAGGCACGGAACAC GAAGGAAATTTCCATGGAAATGGTAAACATGCATGAGAAGCAGCTTTTCATGGAAGGCAAGAAGTTGGTTGCCATCATTTCTGAAGCTGGATCTGCTGGCGTGTCTTTGCAGGCAGATAGAAGAGCTACAAATCAG AGACGAAGGGTGCATCTTACTCTGGAACTTCCTTGGAGTGCTGATCGTGCGATTCAACAATTTGGAAGAACTCACCGGTCAAATCAAGCCTCCGCTCCTGAATACAG GCTTCTCTTTACTAACCTTGGTGGAGAGCGTCGATTTGCATCCATTGTAGCAAAGAGATTAGAATCTCTAGGGGCACTAACACAGGGTGACCGCAG GGCAGGGCCATCATTGAGTGCCTATAACTACGATAGTGCTTATGGAAAGAAGGCCCTGATGTTGATGTATAGAGGAATCATGGAGCAG GATTCTCTGCCTGTTGTACCGCCAGGATGTTCATCAGAAAAACCGGAAACAATCCAAGATTTTATCGAGAGGGCTAAAGCTGCTCTTGTTTTAGTAGGAATAATTAGGGATG CTCATGGGAAAGATCATGGCAGGCTCACTGGCCGTATAATTGAATCAGATATGCATGATGTTGGACGTTTCCTCAATCGGATTTTAGGAGTACCGCCCGATATACAGAATAG GCTGTTTGAGTGTTTCGTTAGCATTTTGGATCTTATTGTCCATAATGCACGCATTGAAGGGAATCTTGACTCTGGGATTGTTGATATGAAAGCCAATGTTATAGAGCTACAAGGAACTCCAAAG ACTGTTTATGTTGATCAAATGTCTGGAGCGTCAACAGTGCTTTTTACATTTACCCTGGATCGTGGGGTTACGTGGGAG TCTGCTAGTGCCATGCTTGAAGAGAAACAAAAGGATGGACTTGGTTCTGCCAATGATGGgttctatgaatctaggagggAATGGTTGGGGAGACGTCATGTCATATTAGCCTTTGAGAG TTCTACTTCTGGATTGTATAAGATAGTCCGTCCTGCGGTTGGAGAGTCAGTGAG AGAAATGCCTCTGTCAGAGCTAAAAAGCAAATACAGAAAAACTTCAACGGTGGAGAAGGCTCGCGGTGGTTGGGAAGATGAATATGAAGTTTCGTCCAAACAG TGCATGCATGGACGCAATTGTAAGCTTGGCAACTTCTGTACTGTTGGCAGAAGACTGCAGGAAGTAAATGTATTAGGTGGCCTCATTCTTCCTGTCTGGGGCACTATTGAGAAGGCTCTTTCGAAGCAG CAACGGCAAAGCCACAAGCGGCTACGTGTTGTGCGTATAGAAACCACGACGGATAACCGCAGAATCGTTGGTCTATCTGTCCCAAATGCGGCAGTGGAATCCGTACTTCAag ATTTTGCATGGGTTCAAGAAATCGACGATTGA
- the LOC103435525 gene encoding protein FORGETTER 1 isoform X2, which yields MMQQHQPPPVPLQSQTAGTPGGVQVRCAGCAKILTLDAGVTEFACDDCQLPQMLPPELMTRAQAHAQAHPGPNKARTPPPLPPPPPHVAPHGVDPSKIQIPCANCKAILNVPHGLARFRCPQCQVDLAVDVSKLQQFFPPRLPLPPPPEEVNEVAIEVEREEDEGGMAGETFTDYRPPKLSIGPPHPDPVVETSSLSAVQPPEPTYDLKIKDDLENKKALSCLQIETLVYACQRHLQHLPSGERAGFFVGDGAGVGKGRTIAGLIWENWHRGMKKAVWVSVGSDLKFDARRDLDDVCATCIEVHALNKLPYSKLDSKSVGVKEGVIFLTYSSLIASSEKGRSRMGQLVQWCGPGFNGLIIFDECHKAKNLVPESGSQPTRTGEAVLEIQAKLPEARVIYCSATGASEPRNLGYMVRLGLWGPGTSFADFREFLGAIEKGGVGALELVAMDMKARGMYVCRTLSYNGVEFEVVEAPLEAEMMDMYKKAAEFWTELRQDILTASQFLTNEKPISSQVWRLYWASHQRFFRHMCMSAKVPAAVRLAKQALMDGKCVVIGLQSTGEARTEEAVTKYGLELDDFISGPRELLLKFVEENYPLPEKPEPLEGEDNVKELQRKRHSATPGVSMKGRVRKVAKWKPASDEDSETDSAQESTESDDEFQICEICQSEEERKKLLHCSCCGQLVHAACLIPPVTDEVSVDWSCHSCKEKTEEFLKRRQEYIAVLTKMYEEALARKLNILEIVRSLDLPNNPLDDIIDQLGGPDKVAEMTGRRGMLVRASGGKGVTYQARNTKEISMEMVNMHEKQLFMEGKKLVAIISEAGSAGVSLQADRRATNQRRRVHLTLELPWSADRAIQQFGRTHRSNQASAPEYRLLFTNLGGERRFASIVAKRLESLGALTQGDRRAGPSLSAYNYDSAYGKKALMLMYRGIMEQDSLPVVPPGCSSEKPETIQDFIERAKAALVLVGIIRDAHGKDHGRLTGRIIESDMHDVGRFLNRILGVPPDIQNRLFECFVSILDLIVHNARIEGNLDSGIVDMKANVIELQGTPKTVYVDQMSGASTVLFTFTLDRGVTWESASAMLEEKQKDGLGSANDGFYESRREWLGRRHVILAFESSTSGLYKIVRPAVGESVREMPLSELKSKYRKTSTVEKARGGWEDEYEVSSKQCMHGRNCKLGNFCTVGRRLQEVNVLGGLILPVWGTIEKALSKQQRQSHKRLRVVRIETTTDNRRIVGLSVPNAAVESVLQDFAWVQEIDD from the exons ATGATGCAGCAGCATCAACCTCCGCCAGTCCCACTGCAATCGCAGACCGCCGGAACCCCAGGCGGAGTGCAGGTCCGCTGCGCCGGCTGCGCCAAGATCCTGACTTTGGACGCGGGGGTCACCGAATTCGCCTGCGACGACTGCCAATTGCCCCAGATGCTGCCGCCCGAGCTCATGACCCGAGCCCAGGCCCATGCCCAAGCCCACCCTGGGCCCAACAAGGCCCGCACTCCGCCTCCACTGCCGCCTCCACCGCCCCATGTTGCGCCTCACGGCGTTGATCCCTCGAAGATCCAGATCCCCTGCGCCAACTGCAAGGCCATCCTCAACGTGCCTCATGGCCTCGCGAGGTTCCGGTGCCCTCAGTGCCAAGTTGACCTCGCCGTCGATGTGTCAAAGCTCCAGCAGTTCTTCCCTCCCCGTCTGCCCCTGCCGCCTCCGCCCGAGGAGGTCAATGAG GTTGCCATTGAAGTGGAGCGAGAAGAGGATGAAGGTGGCATGGCAGGAGAAACATTTACGGACTAt CGCCCTCCAAAACTATCCATTGGCCCACCTCATCCAGATCCTGTTGTGGAAACATCGTCCTTGTCTGCTGTGCAGCCACCTGAGCCCACTTATGATCTGAAAATCAAGGATGATTTGGAAAATAAAAAGGCTTTGTCATGTTTACAGATTGAAACATTGGTCTATGCTTGTCAG AGACACCTGCAACATCTTCCAAGTGGTGAGAGGGCGGGATTCTTTGTCGGGGATGGAGCTGGTGTGGGGAAAGGTCGAACAATAGCAGGGTTAATATGGGAGAATTGGCACCGTGGGATGAAGAAAGCAGT GTGGGTTTCTGTTGGTTCAGACTTGAAGTTTGATGCAAGAAGAGACTTAGATGATGTATGTGCAACTTGCATTGAAG TACATGCCTTGAACAAGCTGCCTTATTCCAAACTTGATTCAAAGTCTGTTGGCGTCAAGGAGGGCGTTATTTTTCTGACATACAGCAGCCTCATTGCATCCTCTGAGAAAGGTCGTTCACGTATGGGGCAGCTTGTGCAGTGGTGTGGACCAGGATTTAATGGTCTCATCATATTTGATGAG TGCCACAAGGCCAAAAATCTGGTGCCTGAATCTGGAAGTCAGCCAACACGTACTGGTGAAGCAGTTCTTGAAATTCAG GCTAAGCTTCCTGAAGCTCGTGTTATTTATTGCTCAGCAACTGGTGCATCTGAACCACGAAATTTGGGTTACATGGTACGGCTTGGTCTTTGGGGGCCTGGAACATCTTTTGCTGATTTCCGTGAATTTCTAG GTGCTATTGAGAAGGGAGGTGTTGGAGCACTGGAACTTGTTGCCATGGATATGAAAGCAAG GGGGATGTATGTATGTCGAACTCTTAGCTACAATGGGGTAGAGTTTGAAGTTGTTGAAGCACCGCTAGAAGCTGAAATGATG GACATGTACAAAAAAGCAGCAGAATTTTGGACAGAGCTGCGACAGGATATACTAACAGCATCTCAATTTCTCACTAATGAAAAGCCAATTTCTAGTCAAGTGTGGCGATTATATTGGGCTAGCCATCAG CGTTTCTTTAGACATATGTGCATGTCAGCTAAGGTGCCGGCTGCTGTAAGACTGGCTAAGCAAGCATTGATGGATGGCAAGTGTGTGGTTATTGGCCTTCAGAGTACTGGAGAGGCGCGAACTGAGGAAGCTGTGACCAAATAT GGTCTTGAACTTGATGATTTTATTTCCGGACCTCGAGAACTTTTACTGAAATTTGTTGAGGAAAATTATCCTTTGCCTGAAAAGCCTGAACCTCTCGAAG GAGAAGATAATGTGAAGGAGCTGCAGCGGAAGAGGCACTCAGCAACTCCTGGTGTATCAATGAAAGGGAGAGTGAGGAAAGTTGCAAAATGGAAACCTGCAAGTGATGAAGATTCTGAAA CTGATTCTGCTCAGGAATCTACTGAATCTGACGACGAGTTTCAAATATGTGAAATTTGCCAATCTGAGGAG GAAAGAAAGAAACTGCTTCATTGTTCCTGTTGTGGCCAACTGGTCCATGCTGCATGTCTTATCCCACCTGTGACAGATGAAGTATCAGTAGATTGGTCATGTCATTCATGCAAGGAAAAAACAGAGGAATTTTTGAAAAGAAGACAAGAATATATAGCTGTACTTACGAAGAT GTATGAAGAAGCTTTGGCTCGTAAGTTAAACATTTTGGAGATAGTTCGTTCTTTGGATCTTCCGAACAATCCTTTGGATGATATCATTGATCAG CTTGGAGGCCCTGATAAAGTAGCAGAAATGACTGGAAGGAGAGGTATGCTTGTGAGGGCATCTGGTGGAAAAGGTGTTACCTATCAGGCACGGAACAC GAAGGAAATTTCCATGGAAATGGTAAACATGCATGAGAAGCAGCTTTTCATGGAAGGCAAGAAGTTGGTTGCCATCATTTCTGAAGCTGGATCTGCTGGCGTGTCTTTGCAGGCAGATAGAAGAGCTACAAATCAG AGACGAAGGGTGCATCTTACTCTGGAACTTCCTTGGAGTGCTGATCGTGCGATTCAACAATTTGGAAGAACTCACCGGTCAAATCAAGCCTCCGCTCCTGAATACAG GCTTCTCTTTACTAACCTTGGTGGAGAGCGTCGATTTGCATCCATTGTAGCAAAGAGATTAGAATCTCTAGGGGCACTAACACAGGGTGACCGCAG GGCAGGGCCATCATTGAGTGCCTATAACTACGATAGTGCTTATGGAAAGAAGGCCCTGATGTTGATGTATAGAGGAATCATGGAGCAG GATTCTCTGCCTGTTGTACCGCCAGGATGTTCATCAGAAAAACCGGAAACAATCCAAGATTTTATCGAGAGGGCTAAAGCTGCTCTTGTTTTAGTAGGAATAATTAGGGATG CTCATGGGAAAGATCATGGCAGGCTCACTGGCCGTATAATTGAATCAGATATGCATGATGTTGGACGTTTCCTCAATCGGATTTTAGGAGTACCGCCCGATATACAGAATAG GCTGTTTGAGTGTTTCGTTAGCATTTTGGATCTTATTGTCCATAATGCACGCATTGAAGGGAATCTTGACTCTGGGATTGTTGATATGAAAGCCAATGTTATAGAGCTACAAGGAACTCCAAAG ACTGTTTATGTTGATCAAATGTCTGGAGCGTCAACAGTGCTTTTTACATTTACCCTGGATCGTGGGGTTACGTGGGAG TCTGCTAGTGCCATGCTTGAAGAGAAACAAAAGGATGGACTTGGTTCTGCCAATGATGGgttctatgaatctaggagggAATGGTTGGGGAGACGTCATGTCATATTAGCCTTTGAGAG TTCTACTTCTGGATTGTATAAGATAGTCCGTCCTGCGGTTGGAGAGTCAGTGAG AGAAATGCCTCTGTCAGAGCTAAAAAGCAAATACAGAAAAACTTCAACGGTGGAGAAGGCTCGCGGTGGTTGGGAAGATGAATATGAAGTTTCGTCCAAACAG TGCATGCATGGACGCAATTGTAAGCTTGGCAACTTCTGTACTGTTGGCAGAAGACTGCAGGAAGTAAATGTATTAGGTGGCCTCATTCTTCCTGTCTGGGGCACTATTGAGAAGGCTCTTTCGAAGCAG CAACGGCAAAGCCACAAGCGGCTACGTGTTGTGCGTATAGAAACCACGACGGATAACCGCAGAATCGTTGGTCTATCTGTCCCAAATGCGGCAGTGGAATCCGTACTTCAag ATTTTGCATGGGTTCAAGAAATCGACGATTGA